Proteins encoded in a region of the Streptomyces sp. NBC_00310 genome:
- a CDS encoding DUF6332 family protein — MGRRTQAERDAMTTEIGFAFFAGAVLAGAAYFGVTELLPHFFGSLRGRWSLLGPLALSVTVVVFVAVVTIVLTRFRRATRVSRQVPEEPGRPRSAQPSQPGRTNPDS, encoded by the coding sequence ATGGGGAGACGAACGCAGGCCGAGCGGGACGCGATGACCACGGAGATCGGATTCGCGTTCTTCGCGGGGGCGGTGCTGGCGGGCGCGGCCTATTTCGGCGTGACCGAACTCCTCCCGCACTTCTTCGGCTCGCTGCGCGGCCGGTGGAGTCTGCTCGGGCCCCTCGCACTCTCCGTGACCGTGGTGGTGTTCGTCGCGGTCGTCACGATCGTGCTGACCCGCTTCCGGCGTGCCACACGGGTCAGCCGACAGGTTCCCGAAGAACCCGGTCGGCCGCGCTCCGCCCAGCCCAGCCAGCCCGGCCGCACCAACCCCGACTCGTAG
- a CDS encoding dipeptidase, translating to MPSNPVAETVASLIPRAKEELTELVAFRSVADFDQFPRSESEGAARWVADALRAEGFQDVALLDTPDGTQSVYGYLPGPEGAKTVLLYAHYDVQPPLDEAAWVSPPFELTERDGRWYGRGAADCKGGVIMHLLALRALKANGGVPVHVKVIAEGSEEMGTGGLQQYAEAHPELLAADTVVIGDAGNFRVGLPTVTSSLRGMILMRVKIDALEGNLHSGQFGGAAPDALAALIRVLDSLRAEDGTTTVDGLASDGTWDGLQYADAQFRADAKVLDGVELVGADTVADRIWARPAATVLGIDAPPVVGATPSIQASARALIGLRVPPGVDVQQAIKLLEAHLVAHTPWGARVSCEPIGHGQAFRADTSSPAYEAMASAMAVAYPGEEMQYAGHGGSIPLCNALATLYPDAEILLIGLSEPEARIHAVNESVSPEELERMSVTEALFLRNYAHN from the coding sequence ATGCCGTCGAACCCGGTCGCCGAGACCGTCGCCTCACTGATTCCCCGGGCGAAGGAGGAGCTCACCGAACTGGTGGCCTTCAGGTCGGTGGCGGACTTCGACCAGTTCCCGAGGAGCGAGAGCGAGGGCGCCGCGCGCTGGGTCGCCGACGCGCTGCGCGCCGAGGGCTTCCAGGACGTGGCGCTGCTCGACACCCCCGACGGCACCCAGTCCGTCTACGGCTACCTGCCGGGGCCCGAGGGCGCGAAGACCGTCCTCCTCTACGCGCACTACGACGTACAGCCGCCGCTGGACGAGGCCGCCTGGGTGTCACCGCCGTTCGAGCTGACCGAGCGCGACGGCCGCTGGTACGGGCGGGGCGCCGCCGACTGCAAGGGCGGCGTGATCATGCACCTGCTGGCCCTGCGCGCGCTCAAGGCGAACGGCGGGGTCCCGGTCCACGTCAAGGTGATCGCCGAGGGCTCCGAGGAGATGGGTACCGGCGGTCTCCAGCAGTACGCGGAGGCGCACCCCGAGCTGCTCGCCGCCGACACCGTCGTCATCGGCGACGCGGGCAACTTCCGCGTCGGCCTGCCGACGGTCACCTCCTCCCTGCGCGGCATGATCCTCATGCGGGTGAAGATCGACGCCCTCGAAGGCAACCTGCACTCGGGACAGTTCGGCGGCGCGGCCCCCGACGCGCTGGCCGCGCTGATCCGCGTCCTCGACTCACTGCGCGCCGAGGACGGCACGACGACCGTCGACGGACTCGCGAGCGACGGGACGTGGGACGGCCTGCAGTACGCCGACGCGCAGTTCCGCGCGGACGCCAAGGTGCTCGACGGCGTGGAGCTGGTCGGCGCCGACACGGTCGCCGACCGCATCTGGGCCCGCCCGGCCGCCACCGTGCTCGGTATCGACGCCCCGCCCGTGGTCGGCGCGACCCCGTCGATCCAGGCGAGCGCCCGCGCCCTGATCGGTCTGCGGGTCCCGCCGGGCGTCGACGTGCAGCAGGCGATCAAGCTGCTCGAAGCCCACCTGGTGGCGCACACCCCGTGGGGCGCCCGGGTGAGCTGCGAACCGATCGGCCACGGCCAGGCGTTCCGCGCCGACACCTCCAGCCCGGCGTACGAGGCGATGGCCTCGGCCATGGCCGTCGCCTACCCCGGCGAGGAGATGCAGTACGCGGGCCACGGCGGCTCCATCCCCCTCTGCAACGCCCTCGCCACCCTCTACCCCGACGCCGAGATCCTGCTCATCGGCCTCAGCGAACCCGAGGCCCGGATCCACGCGGTCAACGAGAGCGTGTCCCCGGAGGAGTTGGAGCGCATGTCGGTGACGGAGGCGTTGTTCCTCCGCAACTACGCGCACAACTGA
- a CDS encoding ROK family protein, giving the protein MQTDLVAALDIGGTKIAGALVDGHGRILVRAQRPTPAQEDGDTVMRAVEEVLGELTAAPLWGRATAVGIGSAGPVDASAGTVSPVNVPGWRGFPLVERVRAATGGLPVELIGDGVAITAAEHWQGAARGHDNALCMVVSTGVGGGLVLGGQLHAGPTGNAGHIGHISVDLDGDACPCGARGCVERIASGPNIARRARENGWRPGPDGDASAAAVAAAAQAGDPVAVASFERAAQALAAGIAATATLVEIDIAVIGGGVANAGDVLFAPLRTALKDYATLSFVQHLTIAPAVMGTDAGLVGAAAAALARRPSTPVA; this is encoded by the coding sequence ATGCAGACCGACCTCGTGGCCGCGCTCGACATCGGCGGCACCAAGATCGCCGGGGCGCTGGTGGACGGCCACGGCCGGATCCTGGTGCGCGCCCAGCGCCCGACGCCCGCGCAGGAGGACGGCGACACCGTCATGCGGGCCGTGGAAGAGGTGCTCGGCGAGCTGACCGCCGCGCCACTGTGGGGCAGGGCCACGGCCGTCGGGATCGGCAGCGCGGGCCCGGTGGACGCCTCGGCCGGCACGGTGAGCCCGGTGAACGTCCCCGGCTGGCGCGGCTTCCCGCTCGTCGAGCGGGTCCGGGCGGCCACCGGCGGGCTCCCCGTCGAGCTGATCGGCGACGGCGTGGCCATCACGGCGGCCGAGCATTGGCAGGGCGCGGCGCGCGGCCATGACAACGCGCTGTGCATGGTCGTGTCGACGGGCGTCGGTGGTGGCCTCGTCCTCGGCGGTCAGCTGCACGCGGGCCCCACCGGGAACGCCGGTCACATCGGTCACATCAGCGTCGATCTCGACGGCGACGCCTGCCCCTGCGGCGCCCGCGGCTGCGTCGAGCGCATCGCGAGCGGACCCAACATCGCCCGCCGCGCCCGGGAGAACGGCTGGCGACCCGGCCCCGACGGCGACGCCTCCGCCGCGGCGGTCGCCGCCGCCGCACAGGCCGGTGATCCGGTCGCGGTGGCCTCCTTCGAGCGCGCCGCGCAGGCCCTCGCCGCCGGTATCGCCGCCACCGCCACCCTCGTCGAGATCGACATCGCCGTCATCGGCGGCGGCGTCGCGAACGCCGGCGACGTCCTCTTCGCCCCCCTCCGCACCGCCCTCAAGGACTACGCCACCCTCTCCTTCGTCCAGCACCTCACCATCGCCCCGGCCGTGATGGGCACGGACGCGGGCCTGGTGGGAGCCGCCGCGGCGGCACTGGCGCGCCGGCCGAGCACGCCGGTGGCGTGA
- a CDS encoding LacI family DNA-binding transcriptional regulator, translated as MPETANGIARRPENRYGNRPTMKDVAARAGVGLKTVSRVVNGEPGVTPDTERRVQEAIEALGFRRNDSARVLRKGSTATIGLVLEDLADPFYGPLSRAVEEVSRAHGSLLINGSSAEDPDREQELALALCARRVDGLVIIPAGDDHRYLEPEVRAGVATVFVDRPAGRIDADVVLSDNFGGARDGVAHLIAHGHRRIGFIGDMPRIHTAAERLRGYRAAMEDAGIPVEDAWMSLGVTDPERVRRAAEDMLSGPSPVTAVFAGNNRVTVTVVRVLAEHTRPVALVGFDDFELADLLRPGITVVAQDPARLGRTAAERLFQQLDGSLVAPERIELPTRLIARGSGELPPAD; from the coding sequence GTGCCCGAGACCGCCAACGGCATCGCCCGCCGCCCCGAGAACCGCTACGGCAACCGTCCCACGATGAAGGACGTCGCGGCCCGGGCCGGGGTGGGTCTGAAGACGGTCTCCCGGGTGGTGAACGGCGAACCGGGTGTCACCCCGGACACCGAGCGCCGTGTCCAGGAGGCGATCGAGGCGCTCGGCTTCCGGCGCAACGACAGCGCACGGGTGTTGCGCAAGGGCAGTACGGCCACCATCGGCCTGGTCCTGGAGGACCTCGCCGACCCGTTCTACGGTCCCCTCAGCAGGGCGGTGGAGGAGGTGTCCCGCGCCCACGGCTCGCTGCTGATCAACGGGTCCAGCGCGGAGGACCCGGACCGCGAGCAGGAGTTGGCGCTGGCGCTGTGCGCCCGCCGCGTCGACGGGCTCGTGATCATTCCCGCCGGTGACGACCACCGGTATCTGGAACCCGAGGTCAGGGCCGGCGTCGCCACGGTGTTCGTGGACCGCCCGGCCGGGCGGATCGACGCCGACGTCGTGCTGTCGGACAACTTCGGCGGGGCCCGCGACGGCGTCGCCCACCTCATCGCCCACGGCCACCGCCGGATCGGGTTCATCGGCGACATGCCCCGCATCCACACCGCCGCCGAGCGGCTGCGCGGCTACCGGGCGGCCATGGAGGACGCCGGCATACCGGTCGAGGACGCGTGGATGTCCCTGGGCGTCACCGACCCCGAGCGGGTCCGCAGGGCGGCCGAGGACATGCTGTCCGGTCCGTCGCCCGTCACGGCGGTCTTCGCGGGCAACAACCGGGTGACGGTGACGGTCGTACGGGTCCTCGCCGAGCACACCCGTCCGGTCGCTCTCGTCGGCTTCGACGACTTCGAGCTGGCCGATCTGCTCCGGCCGGGCATCACCGTGGTCGCCCAGGACCCCGCCCGGCTGGGCCGCACCGCCGCCGAGCGGCTCTTCCAGCAGCTGGACGGCTCCCTCGTCGCCCCCGAGCGCATCGAGCTGCCGACGCGCCTGATCGCCCGCGGCTCGGGCGAACTCCCGCCCGCGGACTGA
- a CDS encoding maleylpyruvate isomerase family mycothiol-dependent enzyme, whose amino-acid sequence METAEHISALDEEGRLLAAAARKAGTDAEVPTCPKWRVRDLVRHTGVVHRWATAFVAEGHASPRPLGSDPELDGDALLTWFEDGHRRLVDTLRTAPADVDCWNFLPAPSPLAFWARRQAHETAVHRADAQSALGGELGEPAVDFAVDGIDELLLGFHARDRSRVRTETPRVLRVRATDTDAVWTVRLSSEPPVAERAEASKAGDVDCEIAGPAPRLYLSLWNRLPLPAATGDPSLAELWRETSGIG is encoded by the coding sequence ATGGAGACTGCCGAGCACATCAGCGCCCTGGACGAGGAAGGCCGACTGCTCGCCGCGGCCGCCCGCAAGGCCGGTACGGACGCCGAGGTGCCGACCTGCCCGAAGTGGCGGGTACGGGACCTGGTACGGCACACGGGAGTCGTGCACCGCTGGGCCACGGCGTTCGTCGCCGAGGGCCATGCCTCTCCCCGGCCCCTCGGCAGCGACCCGGAGCTGGACGGCGACGCTCTGCTGACCTGGTTCGAGGACGGCCACCGGCGCCTCGTCGACACCCTGCGCACCGCACCCGCCGACGTCGACTGCTGGAACTTCCTGCCCGCCCCGTCCCCGCTGGCCTTCTGGGCACGCCGTCAGGCCCACGAGACGGCCGTCCACCGTGCCGACGCGCAGTCCGCTCTCGGCGGCGAACTCGGCGAGCCCGCGGTGGACTTCGCCGTCGACGGCATCGACGAACTCCTGCTCGGCTTCCACGCCCGCGACAGGAGCCGGGTGCGCACCGAGACGCCGCGTGTCCTGCGGGTGCGGGCGACGGACACGGACGCCGTCTGGACCGTACGGCTGTCGTCGGAGCCGCCCGTGGCGGAGCGCGCGGAAGCGTCGAAGGCCGGGGACGTGGACTGCGAGATCGCGGGACCGGCGCCCCGCCTGTACCTGTCCCTGTGGAACCGGCTCCCGTTGCCCGCCGCCACCGGCGACCCCTCACTCGCGGAACTGTGGCGGGAGACCTCGGGCATCGGCTGA
- a CDS encoding geranylgeranyl reductase family protein — MSSENSSADDVQRVWDVVVVGAGPAGASAAYAAAVAGRSVLLLEKAELPRYKTCGGGIIGPSRDALPPGFELPLKDRVHAVTFSLDGRYARTRKSKHMLFGLINRPEFDQQLVEHAQKAGAELRTGVTVTRVEQHGSAVPDRRTVAVVLQSGETLLARAVVGADGSASRIGAHVGVKLDQVDLGLEAEIPVPETVAEDWKGRVLIDWGPMPGSYGWVFPKGDTLTVGVISARGEGAATKRYLEDFIGRLGLAGFEPSVSSGHLTRCRADDSPLSRGRVLVCGDAAGLLEPWTREGISFALRSGRLAGEWAVRIAEAPDAVDTRRQALNYAFAVKAGLGVEMSVGKRLLIAFERRPGLFHAAITGFRPAWRAFVDIARGSTSLGEIVRTHPIAQRALTAFDK, encoded by the coding sequence GTGAGCAGCGAGAACTCTTCGGCGGACGACGTGCAGCGGGTGTGGGACGTCGTCGTGGTGGGTGCGGGCCCCGCGGGGGCCTCGGCCGCCTACGCGGCGGCGGTCGCGGGACGCAGCGTCCTGTTGCTGGAGAAGGCGGAGCTGCCGCGGTACAAGACGTGCGGCGGCGGCATCATCGGCCCCTCGCGCGACGCGCTGCCGCCCGGCTTCGAGCTGCCCCTCAAGGACCGGGTGCACGCGGTCACCTTCTCCCTCGACGGCCGTTACGCCCGCACGCGCAAGTCCAAGCACATGCTGTTCGGTCTGATCAACCGGCCCGAGTTCGACCAGCAACTCGTCGAGCACGCCCAGAAGGCGGGCGCGGAGCTGCGAACGGGCGTCACGGTCACCCGGGTCGAGCAGCACGGCTCGGCCGTGCCCGACCGGCGCACGGTCGCCGTCGTCCTGCAGAGCGGCGAGACGCTGCTCGCGCGGGCCGTCGTCGGCGCCGACGGCAGTGCCAGCCGCATAGGAGCGCACGTCGGGGTGAAGCTCGACCAGGTCGACCTCGGCCTGGAGGCGGAGATCCCCGTTCCGGAGACCGTCGCCGAGGACTGGAAGGGACGCGTCCTCATCGACTGGGGCCCGATGCCCGGCAGTTACGGGTGGGTCTTCCCCAAGGGAGACACGCTGACCGTCGGCGTGATCTCCGCGCGCGGTGAAGGCGCCGCCACCAAGCGGTACTTGGAGGACTTCATCGGGCGGCTCGGCCTCGCCGGCTTCGAACCGAGCGTCTCCTCCGGGCACTTGACGCGTTGCCGTGCCGACGACTCGCCGCTCTCGCGGGGGCGGGTGCTGGTCTGCGGCGACGCGGCGGGACTGCTGGAGCCGTGGACGCGGGAGGGCATCTCCTTCGCGCTGCGCTCGGGGCGGCTCGCGGGGGAGTGGGCGGTCCGGATCGCCGAGGCGCCCGACGCGGTGGACACCCGCCGCCAGGCCCTGAACTACGCGTTCGCCGTGAAGGCGGGACTCGGCGTCGAGATGAGCGTCGGCAAGCGGCTGCTGATCGCCTTCGAGCGGCGGCCCGGGCTCTTCCACGCGGCGATCACCGGCTTCCGCCCCGCCTGGCGGGCCTTCGTCGACATCGCACGCGGGTCGACCTCCCTGGGCGAGATCGTCCGCACCCACCCGATCGCCCAGCGAGCGCTGACCGCGTTCGACAAGTAG
- a CDS encoding NUDIX hydrolase translates to MIVWINGAFGAGKTTTARELIELIPNSTLFDPEVIGGALTHLLPAKRLAEVGDFQDLQSWRRLVVDTAAALLAELGGTLVVPMTLLRQEYRDEIFGGLASRRIPVRHLLLAPAETILRERIAGREIPPDLPDGEMRMRQWAYDHIAPYRAALGGWLTADAHLVDTGALTPYETARRIADAVATDDVRVCDIVQTPEPTAETVAAGVLLFDEDDRVLLVDPTYKAGWEFPGGVVEAGEAPARAGMREVVEETGIRLDEVPRLLVVDWEAPRPPGYGGLRLLFDGGRLDTGGAQRPVLPGPELRDWRFVTEEEAADLLPPVRYERLRWALRARERGAALYLEAGVPV, encoded by the coding sequence GTGATCGTCTGGATCAACGGTGCGTTCGGTGCGGGGAAGACCACCACCGCACGGGAACTGATCGAACTGATCCCGAACAGCACGCTCTTCGACCCCGAGGTCATCGGCGGCGCACTGACACACCTGCTGCCGGCCAAACGCCTCGCCGAGGTCGGCGACTTCCAGGACCTGCAGAGCTGGCGACGGCTCGTGGTCGACACCGCCGCCGCCCTGCTCGCCGAGCTGGGTGGCACCCTCGTGGTCCCCATGACCCTGCTCCGCCAGGAGTACCGCGACGAGATCTTCGGTGGCCTCGCCTCGCGTCGCATACCCGTACGGCATCTGCTCCTGGCCCCGGCCGAAACGATCCTGCGAGAGCGAATAGCCGGGCGGGAGATACCGCCCGACCTCCCCGACGGGGAGATGCGGATGCGTCAATGGGCGTACGACCACATCGCGCCCTACCGTGCCGCGCTGGGCGGCTGGCTCACCGCCGATGCCCACCTCGTCGACACCGGCGCCCTCACCCCGTACGAGACCGCGCGGCGTATCGCCGACGCGGTGGCCACCGACGACGTACGCGTGTGCGACATCGTGCAGACCCCCGAGCCGACCGCCGAGACGGTCGCCGCGGGGGTTCTGCTGTTCGACGAGGACGACCGGGTCCTGCTCGTCGATCCGACCTACAAGGCCGGCTGGGAGTTCCCCGGCGGAGTGGTGGAGGCCGGAGAGGCGCCCGCGCGGGCGGGCATGCGGGAGGTCGTCGAGGAGACCGGGATACGGCTCGACGAGGTGCCCCGGCTGCTGGTGGTGGACTGGGAGGCGCCTAGGCCGCCGGGATACGGGGGACTGCGCCTGCTGTTCGACGGAGGTCGGCTCGACACCGGCGGGGCACAGCGGCCCGTGCTGCCCGGACCCGAGTTGCGTGACTGGCGGTTCGTGACCGAGGAAGAGGCCGCGGATCTGTTGCCGCCGGTGCGGTACGAGCGGCTGCGGTGGGCGTTGCGGGCGCGGGAGCGGGGTGCCGCGTTGTACTTGGAAGCGGGGGTGCCGGTGTGA
- a CDS encoding nitroreductase family deazaflavin-dependent oxidoreductase, whose product MPSSPHYIKSNPFDRALNGFIGWLARHGVSLLGTAELSVRGRKSGEWRRLPVNPLPYEGGPYLVSARGHSEWVRNMRAAGGGRLRVGRRVQEFTAVELSDEEKPVVLRTYLKKWGWEVGRFFGDVNADSSDAELLAAAPKHPVFRITVER is encoded by the coding sequence ATGCCGTCGTCGCCCCACTACATCAAGTCCAACCCCTTCGACCGCGCGCTGAACGGCTTCATCGGCTGGCTCGCCCGCCACGGCGTCAGCCTCCTCGGCACGGCCGAGCTCTCGGTGCGCGGCCGCAAGAGCGGCGAGTGGCGTCGGCTGCCGGTCAACCCGCTGCCGTACGAGGGCGGCCCCTACCTCGTCTCGGCGCGCGGTCACTCCGAGTGGGTGCGCAACATGCGGGCGGCGGGCGGTGGACGGCTGCGGGTGGGCCGCCGGGTGCAGGAGTTCACGGCGGTCGAGCTGTCCGACGAGGAGAAGCCCGTCGTGCTCCGCACCTACCTGAAGAAGTGGGGCTGGGAGGTGGGCCGGTTCTTCGGCGACGTCAACGCCGACTCCTCCGACGCGGAGTTGCTCGCCGCCGCGCCGAAGCACCCCGTCTTCCGGATCACCGTCGAGCGGTGA
- a CDS encoding TetR/AcrR family transcriptional regulator, with protein sequence MSTARGARARARIEVTAAIKDEARRQLAAEGAAKLSLRAVARELGMVSSALYRYFPSRDELLTALIIDAYDSLGEAAEAAHAKAAGESPAGQWVAVCEGVRQWALARPHEYALIYGSPVPGYTAPDTTLPAASRAGQLLIRIVRDAYRGKGVAQWKLPAEVRPEARRMAEHVAPDLPPELVAVLVGAWAQLFGLVSFEVFGQFDRVVEDRAVFFRHAAGQLAHHVGLVFPQSEAAAR encoded by the coding sequence ATGAGCACAGCACGTGGGGCCCGTGCCCGCGCCCGGATCGAGGTCACGGCCGCCATCAAGGACGAGGCGCGCAGACAGCTCGCCGCCGAGGGCGCCGCCAAGCTGTCGCTGCGTGCGGTGGCGCGCGAGCTCGGCATGGTCTCCTCCGCGCTGTACCGCTACTTCCCGAGCCGCGACGAGCTGCTGACCGCGCTGATCATCGACGCCTACGACTCCCTGGGCGAGGCCGCCGAGGCCGCGCACGCGAAGGCCGCCGGTGAGAGCCCGGCGGGGCAGTGGGTCGCGGTGTGCGAAGGGGTGCGCCAGTGGGCGCTGGCGCGCCCGCACGAGTACGCGTTGATCTACGGTTCGCCCGTGCCCGGGTACACCGCGCCCGACACGACCCTGCCTGCTGCGTCCCGGGCCGGGCAGTTGCTGATCCGGATCGTGCGGGATGCCTACCGGGGCAAGGGTGTGGCCCAGTGGAAGCTGCCCGCCGAGGTGCGGCCGGAGGCGCGGCGGATGGCGGAGCACGTCGCGCCCGATCTGCCGCCGGAGCTGGTCGCGGTGCTGGTCGGGGCATGGGCGCAGCTGTTCGGCCTGGTCAGCTTCGAGGTGTTCGGGCAGTTCGACCGGGTGGTCGAGGACCGTGCGGTGTTCTTCCGGCACGCGGCGGGCCAACTCGCCCACCACGTCGGTCTGGTGTTCCCGCAGTCCGAGGCGGCGGCGCGCTGA
- a CDS encoding IS1182 family transposase, producing MSLRPRSGEQVPSLTAQVARASNPDGTTAIWVRDRLDGLWCDEDFADWYPRNGRPGLSPAQLATVCVLQFLLGLSDRQAAESVRCRIDFKYAMAMELDDPGFHHSVLADFRDRLAEDDRADRLLDLALARLKEAGLVRGRTTQRTDSTHVLAAVRDLTRLEMVTEAVRAALEEVAGTSPHLLDELVDEDWGLRYGRPVRLGRNPTKPKTRILATGNDAVRLLEHLYQHGADRTSGPRIQALRQIMVQNYHRDAAGHLRWRTAEKEGGPGLPPSSRAVVSPYDTSARYARHGHIISWKGFTAHLTETCAPDGPNVITDVATTAATTHDSQVLPGIHTRLSRRGLLPAEHLVDAGYTSLPHLEQATREHQVTVSGPLKSNPTRQHRRNEGFARDDFRIDYDHQQVTCPQGQVSAGWHGPYPTSSPTAAPLIVARFTKSQCRPCPARIQCTTTADSARTVGFPPRELRDLQLRVRAEQQTPEWKTRYAVRSGVEGTVNEFAHGHGMRRCRYRGQGKAHIQHVLTAIAVNIERLSGLPPAEEAPIPRRPTAFQSYLDQRELPRLKSWRTLGS from the coding sequence TTGTCTCTTCGTCCCCGTTCCGGTGAGCAGGTCCCGTCTCTGACTGCGCAGGTTGCGCGGGCGAGCAACCCGGACGGCACGACGGCGATATGGGTACGTGACCGCCTCGATGGGCTGTGGTGCGACGAGGACTTCGCCGACTGGTACCCGCGGAATGGGCGTCCGGGGCTCTCGCCTGCTCAACTGGCCACCGTCTGTGTGCTGCAGTTCCTGCTCGGCCTGTCGGACCGGCAGGCCGCCGAGTCGGTCCGCTGCCGCATTGACTTCAAGTACGCCATGGCCATGGAGCTGGACGATCCCGGCTTCCACCACAGTGTGCTGGCCGACTTCCGAGACCGTCTCGCCGAAGACGACCGCGCCGACCGCCTCCTCGACCTCGCACTGGCCCGCCTCAAGGAGGCCGGCCTGGTGCGCGGGCGCACCACGCAGCGCACCGACTCCACCCACGTCCTGGCCGCGGTGCGCGACCTGACCCGCCTGGAGATGGTCACCGAGGCGGTCCGCGCCGCACTCGAAGAAGTCGCCGGCACATCCCCGCACCTGCTGGACGAGCTGGTCGATGAGGACTGGGGGCTCCGCTACGGCCGGCCGGTCCGCCTGGGCAGGAACCCCACCAAGCCCAAGACCAGGATTCTTGCCACCGGAAACGACGCCGTCCGACTCCTGGAACACCTCTACCAGCACGGAGCAGACCGCACATCCGGTCCTCGTATCCAGGCCCTGCGCCAGATCATGGTGCAGAACTACCACCGTGACGCCGCAGGACATCTGCGCTGGCGCACCGCCGAGAAGGAAGGCGGGCCCGGGCTGCCGCCCTCGTCCCGGGCGGTCGTCTCTCCCTACGACACCTCGGCCCGCTACGCACGGCACGGACACATCATCAGCTGGAAGGGGTTCACCGCCCACCTTACCGAGACCTGCGCTCCCGACGGCCCCAACGTGATCACCGACGTGGCCACCACCGCGGCCACCACCCACGACAGCCAGGTCCTGCCCGGCATCCACACCCGCCTCTCCCGCCGCGGACTGCTGCCCGCCGAGCACCTGGTCGACGCCGGCTACACCTCCCTGCCCCACCTGGAACAGGCCACCCGCGAACACCAGGTCACCGTCTCCGGGCCGCTGAAGAGCAACCCCACCCGCCAACACCGCCGAAATGAGGGCTTCGCCCGGGACGACTTCCGCATCGACTACGACCATCAGCAAGTCACATGCCCGCAGGGGCAGGTCAGTGCGGGCTGGCACGGCCCCTACCCGACCTCCTCGCCCACCGCGGCCCCGCTGATCGTGGCCAGGTTCACCAAGAGCCAGTGCCGCCCCTGCCCGGCCCGCATCCAGTGCACCACCACCGCCGACAGCGCCCGCACCGTGGGATTTCCTCCACGAGAGCTCCGTGACCTGCAACTCCGTGTCCGCGCCGAGCAGCAGACGCCCGAGTGGAAGACGCGTTACGCGGTCCGCTCCGGAGTGGAGGGCACGGTCAACGAGTTCGCCCACGGCCACGGCATGCGGCGCTGCCGCTACCGAGGGCAGGGAAAGGCCCACATCCAGCACGTCCTGACGGCCATCGCCGTCAACATCGAGCGCCTCAGCGGATTGCCACCGGCCGAGGAAGCCCCCATACCCCGCCGACCGACTGCCTTCCAGAGCTACCTCGACCAGCGCGAGTTACCTCGGCTGAAATCCTGGCGAACCCTGGGCAGTTGA